A segment of the Streptomyces sp. Tu 2975 genome:
TCGCTCGGGATCACCCTGCACCACCAGGGCAACCTCACGGAGGCGGCGGCGAAGCTGCACGAGGCGATCGCGCTCCAGGACTCACAGGAGCAGGCGGAGGACCGCGCCTGGTCGCTGCACGCGCTGGCCGCCGTGGAGCGCGACCGGGCGAATCCCGCCGAGGCCCTGAGGCTGCTGGAGCGGGCACTGGCGCTGCACAGGGAGGGCGAGTCCTTGCACGGCGAGGCCTGGTCGCAGTTCCAGCTGGGCCAGGTGTTCCTGCGCACGGGCGACGTGCCCGCCGCCCGGACGGCGCTGGAAGTGGCCCTTGACCTGTACGGCCGCACCCGCGACGGCCGCGGTGAGGCATGGGCGCTGACCCAGCTGGCGCGTGCCCGGCTCGTCGACGGCGACCCGGCGCCCGCGGTGGACGACCTGCGCCAGGCGCTGGCCAGGCACCGCGAGAACGAGGACGCCCGCGGCGAGGCGTGGACCCTGTACTACCTGGGCCAGGCCCTGGAGGAGTCCGGCGACCGCGACCAGGCGGTACGGGAGCTGGAACGGGCGCGGACGATGTTCTCCCGGATGCGGGACGTGTACGGGCTGGCCTGCGCCCGTCACCACTCCGGCCGGGTCACCCGCGACCAGCTCGCGGCGAGGACGGGCAGCCTGCGCAACTCCGGCTTCGCCCGCCAGCTCCTCGTCGACGCCCGCGCGGACTTCGCCCGGATCGGCGTCGCGCACGGGGAGGCCTGGACGTGCCTGGAGCTGGCGATGATCGACGCCGGGAACAGCCGCGCGCCGCAGGCGCTGGAGCTGTGCGACGAGGCGGCGGCCCTGTTCGCCTCGTACGGCGACGAGCGCGGCGGCGACTGGGCGCGGTTCCTGCGCTGCACCCTGCTGCCGTACGCCTCGCCCGGCGGCATCGAGGTCGGCACGGTCGTGTCCCAGGAGGAGCTGTCGCGTCTGATGGCCGCCGGGCACGCGTCGCGTGACGCGAAGCTGGAGGACTGCGCGGAGGCGCTGGCGGTGATGCTGGAACGCGGCGTGCGCCTGGAGGACGGCTGGCAGGCGTGGCAGCTGGGACTGGTCCCCAACCGGCACGCCCGGGAGGTCATGGGCGTGGCCGTGGAGGCGGGCCGCTAGCGGCGGACACACCCGTGGGCCCGGTCCGCGGAGGCGGTCCGGACCCAGGGGTGACGCGTCAGGCCGATGCGGAGCCCGTCCGCTTCGCGGGGCCGGCCTCCGAGGTGGCCTTCGGGTCAGGGGCCTCCTCGAAGTTCACGCGGCCCATGTGGCGGTTCATGGACTTCATCAGGGCCCACACGCCCACAGCCAGCGCCGCGAAGACGAGAAAGCCGAGGACACCCGGGGTGACCTTGTTCTCGTCGAGCTCCTTGGCGAGGGTGGCCATGTGCGTCATTGCGAGGTGTGCGCTTGCGCTCATGTCAGGCATTGTCCCGGATGCCCGCGAAGAGGTCGTCCTCGGGGAGGGAGGTTTCGACGAGCGACTTCGCGAGCTCGTACTCCTCCGTCGGCCAGACCTCCTTCTGGATCTCCATGGGGACGCGGAACCAGCCGCCCTCGGGATCGATCTGTGTGGCGTGCGCGATCAGCGCCCGGTCACGGGTCTCGAAGAACTCGGCGCAGGGCACGTACGTGGTCAGCGTCCGCTCCGCGCGCTGGAACTCCTTCCAGCGTTCGAGCCACTCGCCGTACGGCGACTCGAGGCCGCGCTCGAGCAGCGCCTCGTGGAGGGCGACGGTGCGGGGACGGTTGAAGCCCTGGTTGTAGTAGAGCTTCTGGGGCTGGAAGACCGGTCCGTACTCGGACTCGGGGAACTTCTCCGCGTCGGCCGCACCCTCGAAGGCCACCATCGTGATCTTGTGGGTCATGATGTGGTCGGGGTGGGGATAGCCGCCGTTCTCGTCGTAGGTCGTGATGACCTGGGGACGGAAGTCGCGGATCCTGCGCACCAGCTCACCGGCCGCCTTGTCGACGTCCTCGAGGGCGAAGCAGCCCTGCGGGAGCGGCGGCAGCGGGTCGCCCTCCGGCAGACCGGAGTCGACGAAGCCGAGCCAGTCCTGCTCCACCCCGAGGATCTCGCGGGCCTCGTCCATCTCCTTCCTGCGTACCTCGTGGATGTTCTCCTCGATATAGGCGTCGCCCTGGAGCTTGGGATTGAGGATGGAGCCGCGCTCGCCTCCCGTGCAGGTCACGACCAGCACGTCCACCCCCTCGGACACATACTTGGCCATCGTCGCCGCGCCCTTGCTCGACTCGTCGTCGGGGTGGGCGTGCACGGCCATCAGTCGCAGCTGCTCAGTCAAGACTCGATCCTCAATGAATAGTCGCGTCGTGCAACTTCTATAGTGACCGAATCGGCGGACGGAAAATTCCTGCCTCCGGCTCTCGAGAGGAACGATCATGGCGGCTGTCGGCGAGAAGCTTCCGCAGGGGCGCTACGGGCGCACTGCGGACGAGCGCGCGGACCGGAAGCTGCGGATCGTGGGGGCCGTCCTCGGCGCCTGCATGCTCGCTCTCGTCGGCTGGTTCGGCTACGACTACGTCGCCGGTACGCGGATCAGCGCCGAGATGATCAAGTTCGACGTCATGGAGGGCGCCGACGAGGTCCAGGTCCATCTCGAGGTCCGCAAGGACGCGGGGGCGGCCGGCAGCTGCACGGTGCGGGCCCTCGCGGAGGACGGCGCCGAGGTCGGCCGGCTGGACGTGGCGATCGGCCAGGAGGGTGAGAACCGCATCGACGAGGTCGTGAAGATCCGTACGACGCGGCAGGCGACGAGCGCCGAGCTGATGGGCTGCACCGCCGCGTGACACCCCGAACCCCGCGCTGAGCAGGGGTTCTGCATTTCCCGAGGCCTTTGTCCTCCCCCTTTCCCGCCGGAATTGTTAGGCTCGTGGTTTCGCCCGCCCATGGGGGTACATCCTTGTGGGTAGGGCGATGCTTTGTATTCCCAGTACCTACGAGGAGCACCTGTGACCCAGACCAGCGACAACGTCACCTGGCTTACCCAGGAGGCGTACAACCAGCTCAAGGCCGAGCTGGAGTACCTGTCTGGTCCCGCGCGCACCGAGATCGCCAAGAAGATCGAGGCGGCGCGCGAGGAGGGCGACCTGCGGGAGAACGGCGGGTACCACGCGGCCAAGGAGGAGCAGGGCAAGCAGGAACTCCGTGTGCGCCAGCTGACCCAGCTCCTGGACAACGCCAAGGTCGGCGAGGCCCCGGCGGACGACGGCGTCGTCGAGCCCGGCATGGTCGTCACGATCGCCTTCGACGGCGACGAGAACGACACTCTGACGTTCCTGATGGCGTCGCGCGAGTACGCGAGCGCGGACATCGAGACGTATTCGCCGCAGTCGCCGCTGGGCGTGGGCGTGAACGGCAAGAAGGTCGGCGACGACGCCGAGTACGAACTGCCGAACGGCAAAAAGGCCGCGGTGAAGATCCTCGCGGCCAAGCCCTACTCGGGCTGAGCTGGACGCGTACGACGAAGGGGCCGGACCGCGGAAGCGGTCCGGCCCCTTCTTGTGCCGGTCAGGCGGCGGAGCGGTACTTGCGGACGGCCAGGGTCCGGAAGACCACGAGGATCAGCAGCGACCACAGCGCCGAGGCGAGGATCGGGTGCTGCATCGGCCACGCGTCCGGGGCCTTGAAGCCGGGCGGCAGATTGCCGAACAGCTCACGGCAGGCCTGGACCGTGGCGCTGAACGGGTTCCACTCGGCGATGGTCTGCAGGAAGCCCGGCATGTTGTTGGCGTCCACGAAGGCATTCGAGATGAACGTCAGCGGGAACAGCCAGATCAGTCCGCCGGAGGTGGCGGCCTCCGGCGTGCGGACCGAGAGGCCGATCAGCGCGCCGATCCAGGAGAACGCGTATCCGAGGAAGAGCAGCAGCAGGAAGCCGAGCAGCACCTTGCCGATGTTCTCGTGGACCCGCCAGCCGAGGATCAGCGCGACGACCGCGAGCACGACGAGCGTGAACGCCGTCTGCACGAGGTCGGCGAGGGTGCGGCCGGTGAGAACCGCGCCGCGCGCCATGGGCAGCGAGCGGAAGCGGTCGATGAGCCCCTTGTGCATGTCGTCGGCGATGCCGGCACCGGCGCCCGCGGTGGCGAAGGTGACGGTCTGAGCGAAGATGCCCGCCATCAGGAACTCGCGGTAGTCCTGCGGCGAGATGGAGCCGCCGACCTGGATGGAGCCGCCGAAGACGTACGTGAAGAGCACCACGAACATGATCGGCTGGAACAGTCCGAAGATGATCATCTCGGGGATGCGCATCATCCGGATCAGGTTGCGCTTCGCCACCACCAGGGAGTCCCTGACGGACTGGCCGATGCCGCCACGGGGGCGGGGCGCCGCGAGCGGCGGCGCGGTCTGCGTGGTGGCGCTCACTTCGCGCCCTCCTTCCTGGCGCTGTGGCCTGCGGCGTCTTCCGGGTCCGCGCCGCCGTTGGCCTCTTCCGCCTCCGCCGCGTGTCCGGTCAGCGAGATGAAGACGTCGTCGAGGGTGGGGCGGCGCAGGCCGATGTCGTCGATCTCCACGCCTCGGGCGTCGAGGTCGCGGATGACCTCGGCGAGCAGCTTGGCGCCGCCGGTGACGGGGACCGTGAGCTTGCGGGTGTGTTCGGCGACGGCGACCTCGCCCTTGCCGTAGCCGACGAGGACCTCGCGGGCGGGCCCGATCTGTTCGGGCTCGTGGACGACGACCTCGACGCGCTCGCCGCCCGTGCGGGCCTTGAGCTGGTCGGAGGTGCCGCGGGCGATGACCTTGCCGTGGTCGACGACGCAGATGTCGTCGGCGAGGTGGTCGGCCTCCTCCAGATACTGGGTGGTCAGCAGCAGCGTCGTACCGCCGCCGACGAGTTCCTGGATGACCTCCCACAGCTGTTGCCGGTTGCGCGGGTCGAGGCCGGTGGTCGGCTCGTCCATGAACATCACGGGCGGGGACACGACCAGCGCCGCGGCCAGGTCGAGCCTGCGGCGCATACCGCCGGAGTAGGTCTTGGCGGGGCGGTCGGCGGCGTCGGCCAGGTTGAACCGCTCGAGCAGCTGACCTGCTCTCTTCTTCGCGTCCCTGGCGCTCATCTGGTAGAGCTGCCCGACCATCTGGAGGTTCTCCCGGCCGGTCAGGTACTCGTCGACGGCGGCGAACTGGCCGGAGAGGCCGATGGACCTGCGCACCTCGTTGGGGTGCTTGAGCACGTCGATGCCGGCGACGACCGCGGAACCGCTGTCCGGCTGGAGGAGAGTGGTCAATACGCGCACGGTGGTGGTCTTGCCGGCGCCGTTCGGGCCGAGAAGTCCGAGGACCGTGCCTTCGGGGACGTCGAGATCGACGCCGTCCAGTGCCCTTACGTCACCGAAGGTCTTGACCAGACCTTCGGCGTAGATGGCGCCTGGCATAGGGGGTCTCCCATGGTGACGGGTGGAGTGGATGAATGCTTGCGCGCGAAAGGCCGGCTCGGCCGCTCCCTTGGCGGGAACATGACGGGGACCACACCGTAACGCGATACATCGCGTTTCTCAAGAGAGTGTCGCGTCGATGACGCGCCGGGTATCGCGATACATGTGCCTCCGCCCTCCCGCCGACGCGGAAGCGCTCAGACCATCACCGTGTAACCCGCGGCGCGCAGGGTCGCCGCGACCTCCTCGCAGTGCTCGGGCCCCTTCGTCTCCAGGTGCAGCTCCACCTCCACCTCCGTGAGCCCGAGCCGCGGGTCGGTCCGTACATGGCTCACATCGAGAACATTGGCATCCGCCACTGACAACAGGCCGAGAAGCCCCGCGAGCGCACCGGGCCGGTCCGTCAGGCGCAGTCGCAGCGACAGGTACCTGCCCGCCGCCGACATGCCGTGCCGGAGGATGCGCTGCATCAGCAGCGGGTCCACGTTGCCGCCCGACAGCAGGGCGACGACCGGGCCCTCGAAGGACCTCGGATCGCTCAGCAGTGCCGCCACCGTGCTCGCCCCGGCCGGCTCGACGACCATCTTCATCCGCTCGAGGCAGAGCAGCAGCGCACTGGAGAGCGCGTCCTCGGAGACCGTACGAACCTCCTCCACAAGATCGCCAATGATTTTGAAGGGCACATCGCCCGGCCGCGCCACCTTGATCCCGTCCGCCATCGTCGTCGGCCTGTCGACGGACACCGGATGCCCGGCCGCCAGCGACGGCGGATAAGCGGCGGCGCCCTCGGCCTGCACGCCGATCAGCTTCACGTCGGGCCGCAGCGCCTGCACCGCCACCGCGATCCCGGCCAGCAGCCCGCCCCCGCCGACACCGACGAGGATCGTCCGCACCTCCGGGCACTGCTCGAGGATCTCCAGCCCCACCGTGCCCTGCCCGGCGATGATGTCCGGGTGGTCGAACGGGTGGATGAAGACGGCGCCCGTCTCCCGCGCGTAATCCTGCGCCGCGGCCAGCGTCTCGTCGACGACCTGCCCGTGCAGACGCACATCGGCCCCGTACTCCCTCGTCGCGGCGACCTTCGGCAGCGGGGCCCCGACCGGCATGAAGACCGTGGAACGCACACCCAGCAGCGACGACGCCAGCGCCACGCCCTGCGCGTGGTTGCCCGCGGAGGCGGCCACCACGCCCGCCGCCCGCTCCTCCTGCCGGAGGCCGGCGATCCGCACGTACGCGCCGCGCAGCTTGAACGAGCCGGTGCGCTGAAGGTTCTCGCACTTGAGATGGACCGGAGCCCCCACCAGCTGCGACAGATGCCTGCTGCCCTCCATCGCCGTGACTCTGGCGACGCCGGACAGCATCTTCTGCGCTCCCCGGATGTCGTCGAGGATCACGGAAGGAATCTCGGGCGTACGGAAGCTCATGCCGCCAAGTCTGGCAGTTCGGGCCCCGCCGGGTGGTGCCGTCCGCATCCCGGGTCGGCGCCCGCAGCCGTCACCCGGGACCGGGCCCGCGGCGGAGCGGGCGCACCGGCCCGGAGTCCGGCCGCGTAAGGGGCCCGTACCGGATTGTGCAGCGCAGGTACGCGGGGACCCGGGGCCGCGTACTCTGTCCCCCACCAACCGACCACCGCACAAGAGAGCCCCCGCAGCCATGCCCACTTCTCAGGACATGACGACCACTGCGTCTGCCTCTCGGGGGACCTCCCCGAACCCCCGGCGGCCCCGGTCTCCTCGATGCCCTCCAGCACCAGGTGGCCGTGTTCGCACGCCGCGCGGAACAGACACGGCTCGGCGGAGTCGGCCAGGTCCGCAACTCGATGGACCGCGCCGCGTACCTGCTGCTCAACCGCCTGGACCTCGAAGGTCCGATGGGCGTCAAGGCACTGGCCGCCGGAATGGGCATCGACTCCTCGACCGTCACCAGGCAGGTGGCGCCGCTCGTCGACAGCGGCCTGGTCAAACGCACCTCGCACCCGGAGGACGGCCGTGCGGTCGTGCTCCAGCTGTCCTCGCGCGGCCTGGCCAAGCTCGAAGAGGTCCGCGCCTCACGCCGTGAGCTGATGGCCCAGGTGACGGACGGCTGGACGGAGAACGAGCGGGAATCGTTCTGCACTCTGCTCACCCGTTTCAACACGGCGCTCTCCGCCCGGCAGGCCGGTCTTCCCGCCAGTGACACGGAGACGCCGCCGACCTCTTGACCCGGGGCCGTCGCCGGGCCCTATATGAGGACGTGAGCGAGCGGAATTCAGCCATGGACCGCCGTCGCGCCCATGAGTTCGAAGCCTTCGTGGCGGGCGCGTCGAGCCGGCTGCTGCACGCCGCGACGCTGCTCACCGCCGAGCCCCCACCGCCAATCCGCTGGCACAGCGGCTGCTGACCGGTGCCCTCGCCCGCACCTACGCACACTGGGACCGGCTGCGCGGCGAGGACCCGTACAACCGCACCCGCCAGGAACTCGCCCTCCGCTTCGCCCGCAGCGCCTGGCGCTACCACCGGGTGCGGGGCGGGGTACTGGACCGTCTCACCCCGCAGGAACGCCTGATCCTCGTGCTGCGCCTGTACGAGGGGGTCGAGGAGGAGCAGGCGGCGGCGATCATCGGACTGCCCGCGGACCGGGTGCGGGCCATCTGCAGCCGGGCGGTCTCCACGATGCGCAGCGCCCGCCGGGCCCCCGGCCGCCCGCTCCTGAGGACGGCCTCATGAACGGCCCGGAGCGCAAGGAGGACGAGGTCAGGCGGATGATGGACGTCCCCCATCCCGTGGTCCCCGCCGGCCTCGGCCCGCGCGCCGCGGAACAGGGCGCCCGGCTGCTGCGCCGCCACCGAACGGTCCGCCGGGCGTGGATCGGACTGCTGGTCGTACTGGTCG
Coding sequences within it:
- the ilvA gene encoding threonine ammonia-lyase, which produces MSFRTPEIPSVILDDIRGAQKMLSGVARVTAMEGSRHLSQLVGAPVHLKCENLQRTGSFKLRGAYVRIAGLRQEERAAGVVAASAGNHAQGVALASSLLGVRSTVFMPVGAPLPKVAATREYGADVRLHGQVVDETLAAAQDYARETGAVFIHPFDHPDIIAGQGTVGLEILEQCPEVRTILVGVGGGGLLAGIAVAVQALRPDVKLIGVQAEGAAAYPPSLAAGHPVSVDRPTTMADGIKVARPGDVPFKIIGDLVEEVRTVSEDALSSALLLCLERMKMVVEPAGASTVAALLSDPRSFEGPVVALLSGGNVDPLLMQRILRHGMSAAGRYLSLRLRLTDRPGALAGLLGLLSVADANVLDVSHVRTDPRLGLTEVEVELHLETKGPEHCEEVAATLRAAGYTVMV
- a CDS encoding DUF4307 domain-containing protein, yielding MAAVGEKLPQGRYGRTADERADRKLRIVGAVLGACMLALVGWFGYDYVAGTRISAEMIKFDVMEGADEVQVHLEVRKDAGAAGSCTVRALAEDGAEVGRLDVAIGQEGENRIDEVVKIRTTRQATSAELMGCTAA
- a CDS encoding ABC transporter permease; the encoded protein is MSATTQTAPPLAAPRPRGGIGQSVRDSLVVAKRNLIRMMRIPEMIIFGLFQPIMFVVLFTYVFGGSIQVGGSISPQDYREFLMAGIFAQTVTFATAGAGAGIADDMHKGLIDRFRSLPMARGAVLTGRTLADLVQTAFTLVVLAVVALILGWRVHENIGKVLLGFLLLLFLGYAFSWIGALIGLSVRTPEAATSGGLIWLFPLTFISNAFVDANNMPGFLQTIAEWNPFSATVQACRELFGNLPPGFKAPDAWPMQHPILASALWSLLILVVFRTLAVRKYRSAA
- a CDS encoding MarR family transcriptional regulator, whose protein sequence is MFARRAEQTRLGGVGQVRNSMDRAAYLLLNRLDLEGPMGVKALAAGMGIDSSTVTRQVAPLVDSGLVKRTSHPEDGRAVVLQLSSRGLAKLEEVRASRRELMAQVTDGWTENERESFCTLLTRFNTALSARQAGLPASDTETPPTS
- the greA gene encoding transcription elongation factor GreA, coding for MTQTSDNVTWLTQEAYNQLKAELEYLSGPARTEIAKKIEAAREEGDLRENGGYHAAKEEQGKQELRVRQLTQLLDNAKVGEAPADDGVVEPGMVVTIAFDGDENDTLTFLMASREYASADIETYSPQSPLGVGVNGKKVGDDAEYELPNGKKAAVKILAAKPYSG
- the mca gene encoding mycothiol conjugate amidase Mca, with product MTEQLRLMAVHAHPDDESSKGAATMAKYVSEGVDVLVVTCTGGERGSILNPKLQGDAYIEENIHEVRRKEMDEAREILGVEQDWLGFVDSGLPEGDPLPPLPQGCFALEDVDKAAGELVRRIRDFRPQVITTYDENGGYPHPDHIMTHKITMVAFEGAADAEKFPESEYGPVFQPQKLYYNQGFNRPRTVALHEALLERGLESPYGEWLERWKEFQRAERTLTTYVPCAEFFETRDRALIAHATQIDPEGGWFRVPMEIQKEVWPTEEYELAKSLVETSLPEDDLFAGIRDNA
- a CDS encoding ATP-binding cassette domain-containing protein codes for the protein MPGAIYAEGLVKTFGDVRALDGVDLDVPEGTVLGLLGPNGAGKTTTVRVLTTLLQPDSGSAVVAGIDVLKHPNEVRRSIGLSGQFAAVDEYLTGRENLQMVGQLYQMSARDAKKRAGQLLERFNLADAADRPAKTYSGGMRRRLDLAAALVVSPPVMFMDEPTTGLDPRNRQQLWEVIQELVGGGTTLLLTTQYLEEADHLADDICVVDHGKVIARGTSDQLKARTGGERVEVVVHEPEQIGPAREVLVGYGKGEVAVAEHTRKLTVPVTGGAKLLAEVIRDLDARGVEIDDIGLRRPTLDDVFISLTGHAAEAEEANGGADPEDAAGHSARKEGAK